In one window of Paraburkholderia phymatum STM815 DNA:
- a CDS encoding YeaH/YhbH family protein, which produces MLHQIIDRRLAGKNKSIANRERFLRRVKGYIRRAVSEAVRDRSIKDIQNTQSITIPRKDIAEPSFRHGPGGKREMVHPGNADYIRGDKIPRPQGGGGSGGGGSASNEGEGQDDFVFELSREEFMQYFFDDLELPRLVKTHLLAVPTWKSIRAGWAAEGTPNNIDVVRSLRSALGRRIALGAPLVNELHELEKQLEEMKADPADRRDEIKLLEEDIHHLRGRIWRIPFIDPFDLRYVNRVKQPQPSSQAVMFCLMDVSGSMDEQRKDLAKRFFILLYLFLKRNYEKIEVVFIRHHTRAEEVDEDTFFHSTESGGTVVSSALELMQKILDERYSPTEWNIYGAQASDGDNWTDDSPKCRKILADDILEKVRYFAYIQVTPEEQNLWLEYAQLALSQPHMAMKKVETAADIYPVFRELFEKQVEAA; this is translated from the coding sequence GTGCTTCATCAAATCATCGACCGCAGGCTGGCAGGCAAGAACAAGAGCATTGCAAATCGCGAACGCTTTCTGCGTCGCGTGAAGGGCTATATCCGGCGCGCGGTGTCAGAAGCGGTGCGCGACCGCAGCATCAAGGACATTCAAAACACCCAAAGCATCACGATTCCGCGCAAGGACATCGCCGAACCGTCGTTCCGGCATGGTCCCGGCGGCAAGCGCGAAATGGTGCATCCGGGTAACGCCGATTACATACGCGGCGACAAGATTCCGCGCCCGCAAGGGGGCGGCGGCAGTGGCGGTGGTGGCAGCGCCAGCAACGAAGGCGAAGGGCAGGACGATTTCGTTTTCGAACTCAGCCGCGAAGAATTCATGCAGTACTTCTTCGACGACCTCGAATTGCCGCGTCTCGTCAAAACCCATCTGCTGGCCGTGCCGACGTGGAAAAGTATCCGCGCGGGCTGGGCTGCCGAAGGTACGCCGAACAACATTGACGTGGTGCGCTCGCTGCGCAGCGCGCTGGGCCGGCGCATCGCGCTCGGTGCGCCGCTCGTCAACGAACTGCACGAACTCGAGAAACAGCTCGAAGAGATGAAGGCGGACCCCGCCGATCGCCGCGACGAGATCAAGCTGCTCGAAGAAGACATTCACCATCTGCGCGGCCGCATCTGGCGCATTCCGTTCATCGATCCGTTCGATCTGCGCTACGTGAACCGCGTGAAGCAGCCACAGCCGTCCAGTCAGGCCGTGATGTTTTGTCTGATGGATGTATCGGGTTCAATGGATGAGCAGCGCAAGGATCTCGCCAAGCGCTTCTTCATCCTGCTGTATCTGTTTCTCAAGCGTAACTACGAGAAGATCGAAGTGGTCTTCATCCGTCACCATACGCGCGCCGAGGAAGTCGACGAAGACACGTTCTTCCATTCCACGGAAAGCGGCGGCACGGTGGTGTCGAGCGCGCTCGAGCTGATGCAGAAGATTCTCGACGAACGCTACTCGCCGACTGAATGGAACATTTACGGCGCGCAGGCCTCGGACGGCGACAACTGGACCGACGATTCGCCGAAATGCCGCAAGATCCTCGCAGATGACATTCTCGAGAAGGTGCGGTATTTTGCGTACATTCAGGTGACGCCTGAAGAGCAGAACCTGTGGCTCGAATATGCGCAACTCGCGCTGTCGCAGCCGCACATGGCGATGAAGAAGGTCGAAACGGCTGCGGATATCTATCCGGTGTTCCGCGAGCTGTTCGAAAAACAGGTGGAAGCGGCATGA
- a CDS encoding PrkA family serine protein kinase, whose translation MDIYSSFATRFEKTREEELSLEEYLALCKDNPAAYATAGERMLTAIGEPEQIDTRNDPRLSRIFANKVIKVYPAFREFYGMEDVIEQVVAYFRHAAQGLEEKKQILYLLGPVGGGKSSIAERLKQLMERVPFYSIKGSPVNESPLGLFDYDEDGPILEEQYGIPRRYLKSILSPWAVKRLHEYNGDIRKFRVVRRYPSILRQIGIAKTEPGDENNQDISSLVGKVDIRKLEQYAQDDADAYSYSGGLCLANQGLLEFVEMFKAPIKVLHPLLTATQEGNFKGTEGFGAIPFDGIILAHSNESEWKAFRNNRNNEALLDRIFVVKVPYCLRYSEEMKIYEKLLRNSSLSNAVCAPGTLKMMAQMSVLTRLQEPENSSLFSKMQVYDGENLKDTDPKAKSYQEYRDFAGVDEGMTGVSTRFAFKILSRVFNFDTTEVAANPVHLMYVLEQQIEREQFPPETEQKYLSFIKDVLASRYAEFIGKEIQTAYLESYSEYGQNIFDRYVTYADFWIQDQEFRDHDTGESFDRAALNAELEKIEKPAGISNPKDFRNEIVNFVLRARAANGGKNPAWISYEKLRVVIEKKMFSNTEELLPVISFNAKGSAEEQRKHEDFVNRMVTKGYTPKQVRLLCDWYLRVRKSS comes from the coding sequence ATGGATATCTACAGCAGTTTCGCGACCCGCTTCGAGAAAACGCGAGAGGAGGAACTCTCGCTCGAGGAGTATCTCGCGCTCTGCAAAGACAATCCCGCCGCGTACGCCACTGCAGGCGAGCGCATGTTGACGGCAATCGGGGAACCGGAACAGATCGACACTCGCAACGATCCGCGTCTGTCGCGTATCTTCGCGAACAAGGTGATCAAGGTATACCCCGCGTTCCGTGAGTTCTACGGAATGGAAGACGTGATCGAGCAGGTGGTGGCCTACTTCAGGCACGCTGCCCAAGGGCTCGAAGAAAAGAAGCAGATTCTGTATCTGTTGGGCCCGGTGGGCGGCGGCAAGTCGTCGATCGCCGAACGGCTCAAGCAACTGATGGAACGCGTGCCGTTCTACTCGATCAAGGGTTCGCCCGTCAACGAATCGCCCCTCGGGCTGTTCGATTATGACGAGGACGGTCCGATCCTCGAAGAGCAATACGGCATTCCGCGCCGCTACCTGAAGAGCATCCTGAGCCCGTGGGCCGTCAAGCGCCTGCATGAATACAATGGCGACATCCGCAAGTTCCGCGTGGTGCGCCGCTATCCGTCCATTCTCCGGCAGATCGGCATTGCGAAGACGGAACCTGGCGATGAAAACAATCAGGACATTTCGTCGCTGGTCGGCAAGGTCGACATCCGCAAGCTCGAACAGTATGCGCAGGACGATGCAGACGCATACAGCTACTCGGGCGGCCTGTGCCTCGCCAATCAGGGCCTGCTCGAATTCGTCGAAATGTTCAAGGCGCCGATCAAGGTGCTGCACCCGTTGCTGACAGCCACCCAGGAAGGCAACTTCAAGGGCACGGAAGGCTTCGGCGCGATTCCGTTCGACGGCATCATCCTCGCGCACTCGAACGAGTCGGAGTGGAAAGCGTTCCGCAACAACCGCAACAACGAAGCACTGCTCGACCGCATCTTCGTCGTGAAGGTGCCGTACTGCCTGCGCTACTCGGAAGAGATGAAGATCTACGAGAAGCTCCTGCGCAATTCGTCGTTGTCCAACGCCGTGTGCGCGCCAGGCACGCTGAAGATGATGGCGCAGATGTCGGTGCTCACGCGTCTGCAGGAGCCCGAGAATTCGAGCCTCTTTTCGAAGATGCAGGTGTATGACGGCGAGAACCTGAAAGACACCGATCCGAAGGCGAAGTCGTATCAGGAGTATCGCGACTTCGCGGGCGTCGACGAGGGCATGACGGGCGTGTCTACGCGTTTCGCGTTCAAGATCCTGTCGCGCGTGTTCAACTTCGACACGACGGAAGTCGCGGCCAACCCGGTGCACCTGATGTACGTGCTTGAGCAGCAGATCGAGCGCGAACAGTTCCCGCCGGAAACCGAGCAGAAGTATCTGTCGTTCATCAAGGACGTGCTGGCGTCGCGTTATGCTGAGTTCATCGGCAAGGAGATTCAGACCGCGTATCTGGAGTCGTATTCCGAGTATGGGCAAAACATTTTCGATCGCTACGTGACGTACGCCGACTTCTGGATTCAGGACCAGGAGTTCCGCGATCACGACACGGGCGAGAGCTTCGACCGCGCGGCGCTCAATGCCGAACTGGAGAAGATCGAAAAGCCTGCGGGGATCAGCAACCCGAAGGACTTCCGCAACGAGATCGTCAATTTCGTGCTGCGTGCGCGCGCCGCGAACGGGGGCAAGAATCCCGCGTGGATCAGCTATGAAAAGCTGCGCGTCGTGATCGAAAAGAAGATGTTCTCGAATACGGAAGAACTTCTGCCCGTTATCTCGTTCAATGCGAAAGGATCGGCGGAGGAGCAGCGCAAGCACGAAGACTTCGTCAACCGGATGGTCACCAAGGGCTATACGCCGAAGCAGGTGCGGCTCTTGTGCGATTGGTATCTGCGTGTGCGCAAGTCGTCATGA
- a CDS encoding 2-keto-4-pentenoate hydratase: MTDHDLAQRLVLARRQHRAIDTLPLDSLPPDAATAYAIQQAVIAGLGGETGAWKIGAKAPGGPASGAPIPAALTVASPARLEHGSFFRVLLELEVAFRFAEPIAPHGQAYARDEVLARVGSVLPTIEIVDSRFAEWPNVAPLAQLADAQNNGALVTGHAVSYASIARSFDFVSPELELTFDGKSLVPQSPGNPAGDPRELLVWFVNHCAAMGITIQPDWIITTGSYVGAHRVDGPGTVYGHIDGLGEVEVELT; this comes from the coding sequence ATGACGGATCACGACCTCGCGCAACGCCTCGTGCTTGCGCGCCGCCAGCACCGCGCCATCGACACGCTGCCGCTCGACTCCCTCCCGCCCGATGCAGCTACCGCCTACGCCATCCAGCAGGCGGTGATCGCGGGGCTGGGCGGGGAAACAGGCGCCTGGAAAATCGGTGCCAAAGCTCCCGGCGGTCCCGCCTCGGGCGCGCCGATTCCGGCCGCGCTGACGGTCGCGTCGCCGGCCCGTCTCGAACACGGTTCGTTTTTCCGCGTGCTGCTGGAACTGGAAGTCGCGTTCCGCTTCGCCGAGCCGATCGCGCCTCACGGGCAGGCGTATGCACGTGACGAGGTGCTCGCGCGCGTCGGCTCCGTCTTGCCGACCATCGAAATCGTGGACAGCCGCTTCGCCGAATGGCCGAACGTCGCGCCGCTCGCACAGCTCGCCGATGCGCAGAACAACGGCGCGCTCGTGACGGGCCATGCCGTGTCTTACGCGTCGATCGCGCGCTCGTTCGATTTCGTTTCGCCGGAACTCGAATTAACCTTTGACGGCAAGTCGCTCGTGCCCCAATCGCCCGGCAATCCCGCAGGCGATCCGCGCGAACTGCTCGTGTGGTTCGTCAACCATTGCGCCGCGATGGGTATCACGATCCAGCCGGACTGGATCATCACGACGGGCTCTTATGTGGGCGCGCATCGCGTCGACGGCCCCGGAACCGTATACGGCCATATCGACGGACTGGGCGAAGTCGAAGTCGAATTGACGTAA
- a CDS encoding methyl-accepting chemotaxis protein, protein MNKGITIKARIGLTMAFLAALLVAIGLLGLFGMSRSNDSLRDVFTDQMPSAVDIGNAELYAARERLALDRAAFLIGTPEAAPTLERARSMRSISDDWWKRYLETPRGAEEDRLAQDVAGKRDTLHQAMEAFYAIVSANDQPKVIDGAKRLQATYNDLSNADDALRKLQFELAKESYETAQSTFSTFRVISILALAAGVIGAFVSYVTLRGAIARPLSEALQHFDAIAAGDLRRPVVATSRDEMGQLIEGIGKMQRSLTDTVRTVRSGSESIATATQQIAAGNLDLSSRTEEQASALQETASSMEQLTGTVKQNADNARQASALAANASEIANKGSSVVGQVVGTMGDINQSSAKIADIIAIIEGIAFQTNILALNAAVEAARAGEEGRGFAVVAGEVRSLAQRSSAAAKEIKELIDTSVERVQAGSALVDEAGRTMTEIIGAVQRVTDIMGEIAAASEEQSSGIDQVARAVTQMDEVTQQNAALVEEAAAAASSLEEQAAKLRTTVSVFQIGEAAGSFSAAPVKRATRHTAPVASPRKVAPSMPAAAPAAATPAAPAAPAAPAAPAAPAAAAARPRAAAAPQKPAATPDADWETF, encoded by the coding sequence ATGAACAAGGGCATCACCATCAAGGCACGAATTGGCCTGACGATGGCTTTCCTCGCCGCGCTGCTGGTCGCGATCGGGCTGCTGGGGCTGTTCGGCATGAGCCGCTCCAACGATTCGCTGCGCGACGTGTTCACGGACCAGATGCCGAGCGCCGTCGACATCGGCAACGCCGAGTTGTATGCCGCGCGCGAGCGTCTTGCGCTCGACCGCGCCGCCTTTCTGATCGGCACGCCTGAAGCGGCCCCGACGCTGGAGCGCGCCCGCTCGATGCGTTCGATCTCGGACGACTGGTGGAAGCGATATCTGGAGACCCCGCGCGGCGCGGAAGAAGACCGCCTCGCGCAGGACGTTGCAGGCAAGCGCGACACGCTCCATCAGGCAATGGAAGCGTTTTACGCAATCGTTAGCGCAAACGATCAACCGAAAGTGATCGACGGCGCGAAGCGTCTCCAGGCGACCTATAACGATCTGTCGAACGCGGACGACGCGTTGCGCAAGCTTCAGTTCGAACTGGCCAAAGAGAGCTATGAGACGGCGCAATCGACTTTTTCGACCTTCCGCGTGATCAGCATCCTCGCGCTCGCGGCGGGGGTGATCGGCGCGTTCGTTTCGTACGTCACGCTGCGGGGCGCGATCGCCCGGCCGCTGTCGGAAGCGCTCCAGCACTTCGACGCGATCGCGGCCGGCGATCTGCGCCGTCCCGTCGTGGCAACGTCGCGCGACGAAATGGGCCAGTTGATCGAAGGCATCGGCAAAATGCAGCGCAGCCTGACGGACACGGTCCGCACTGTGCGCTCGGGCAGCGAGTCGATTGCGACGGCTACGCAGCAGATCGCGGCAGGCAATCTGGATCTGTCGTCGCGCACGGAAGAGCAGGCGTCCGCGCTGCAGGAAACGGCGTCGAGCATGGAACAGCTTACGGGCACCGTGAAGCAGAACGCCGACAATGCCCGCCAGGCGAGCGCGCTCGCGGCGAACGCGTCGGAAATCGCCAATAAGGGCAGCTCGGTGGTCGGCCAGGTGGTCGGCACGATGGGCGACATCAACCAGAGCTCGGCGAAGATCGCGGACATTATCGCGATCATCGAAGGCATTGCTTTTCAGACCAACATCCTGGCGCTGAACGCAGCCGTCGAAGCGGCGCGCGCGGGCGAGGAAGGCCGCGGCTTCGCAGTGGTGGCGGGTGAAGTGCGCAGCCTGGCGCAGCGCTCGTCGGCGGCGGCGAAGGAAATCAAGGAACTGATCGACACGTCGGTCGAACGGGTGCAGGCGGGCTCGGCGCTCGTCGACGAAGCGGGCCGAACGATGACGGAGATCATCGGCGCAGTGCAGCGCGTGACGGACATCATGGGCGAGATCGCAGCGGCTTCCGAAGAGCAGAGCAGCGGTATCGATCAGGTCGCGCGCGCCGTCACGCAGATGGACGAGGTGACGCAGCAGAATGCGGCGCTCGTCGAGGAAGCGGCGGCCGCAGCGTCGTCGCTGGAAGAGCAGGCGGCCAAGCTGCGCACGACCGTTTCCGTATTCCAGATCGGCGAGGCGGCCGGCAGCTTCTCCGCGGCGCCCGTCAAACGCGCCACGCGCCACACCGCGCCCGTCGCCTCGCCGCGCAAGGTTGCGCCGTCGATGCCGGCGGCTGCGCCGGCAGCCGCCACGCCCGCTGCGCCCGCTGCGCCCGCTGCGCCCGCTGCGCCCGCTGCGCCCGCTGCGGCGGCCGCACGGCCTCGCGCCGCGGCAGCGCCGCAGAAACCGGCTGCGACGCCGGATGCGGATTGGGAAACGTTCTGA
- the rbsK gene encoding ribokinase has product MATNEARGHVTVIGSLNMDLVARAPRLPQPGETLAGHAFAQVAGGKGGNQAVAAARLGAQVAMLGCVGADANGAQLRAGLEAEGIDCAALETSAAAPTGVALIIVDDGSQNAIVIVAGSNGEVAPDTISRHEAALAAANVVICQLETPPAAVRAALAVARRLGKTVILNPAPAAGPLPADWLPLIDYLIPNELEAAALTGLPVTSPQEAQAAARALRHAGARNVIVTIGAQGVVAALGDAEPQHFEAPRVKAVDTTAAGDTFIGGLAAQLACGVDVADAIRFAQRAAAISVTRAGAQPSIPARAEVVGA; this is encoded by the coding sequence GTGGCAACGAATGAAGCGCGCGGACACGTGACGGTGATCGGCAGTCTGAACATGGATCTCGTCGCGCGCGCGCCGCGCCTGCCGCAGCCGGGTGAGACGCTGGCGGGCCACGCGTTCGCGCAGGTCGCGGGGGGCAAGGGCGGCAATCAGGCCGTCGCGGCGGCCCGGCTCGGTGCGCAGGTGGCGATGCTCGGCTGCGTCGGCGCCGATGCGAACGGCGCACAGTTGCGCGCGGGCCTCGAAGCGGAAGGCATCGATTGCGCCGCGCTCGAAACGAGCGCAGCCGCGCCGACGGGCGTCGCGCTCATCATCGTCGACGACGGCAGCCAGAATGCGATCGTCATCGTAGCGGGCAGCAACGGCGAGGTGGCGCCGGACACGATCTCACGCCACGAAGCGGCGCTGGCCGCGGCGAACGTGGTGATCTGCCAGCTGGAAACGCCGCCCGCAGCCGTGCGCGCGGCGCTTGCCGTCGCGCGCCGGCTCGGCAAGACCGTCATTCTGAACCCGGCGCCTGCCGCGGGTCCGCTGCCCGCTGACTGGCTGCCGCTGATCGATTATCTGATTCCGAACGAACTGGAAGCCGCGGCGTTGACGGGCCTGCCCGTGACGTCGCCGCAGGAAGCGCAGGCGGCGGCGCGTGCACTGCGCCACGCGGGAGCCCGCAACGTGATCGTGACCATCGGCGCGCAAGGCGTCGTCGCGGCGCTCGGCGACGCCGAGCCGCAGCATTTTGAAGCGCCGCGCGTCAAGGCCGTCGACACCACGGCGGCGGGCGACACTTTCATCGGAGGCTTGGCGGCGCAGCTGGCATGCGGCGTCGATGTTGCTGACGCCATCCGCTTCGCGCAGCGCGCCGCGGCGATTTCGGTGACGCGCGCGGGCGCGCAGCCCTCCATTCCCGCCCGCGCCGAAGTCGTCGGCGCCTGA
- a CDS encoding LacI family DNA-binding transcriptional regulator, which yields MATIKDVAAIAGVSFTTVSHVVNNTRPVSADVRSKVELAIRQLNYVPSAVARSLKARSTATIGLVVPNSTNPYFAELARGIEDGCARNGYCVFFCNSDDDPAKQRNYLRVLQEKRIDGLIVASAGDDATLAQTLADSREPLVIVDRNIEGLSADLVQIDHEKGAYLATRHLLQLGHSKIGCITGPVETAVSAMRVHGFIRAMAERGIEIAPNGIVESDFSGSGGYRAAAQLFDTVQPTAIFAGNDMMGIGALRAAAERGLRVPQDCSVIGFDDIELGRFTYPALSTVGQSVRALGEMAAQTLIERISGESTGALFRRRVIAPRLILRESTAAFAGARRTAQAA from the coding sequence ATGGCGACGATCAAGGATGTGGCGGCGATAGCCGGCGTGTCGTTCACGACGGTGTCGCATGTCGTGAACAATACGCGTCCGGTGTCGGCGGACGTGCGCTCGAAGGTGGAACTGGCAATCCGCCAGCTCAACTACGTGCCGTCCGCCGTCGCGCGGTCGCTGAAGGCCCGTTCGACGGCGACGATCGGGCTCGTCGTGCCCAACAGCACGAACCCGTACTTCGCGGAACTCGCGCGCGGCATCGAAGACGGTTGTGCGCGCAATGGCTACTGCGTGTTTTTCTGCAATTCGGACGACGATCCCGCGAAGCAGCGCAACTATCTGCGCGTGCTGCAGGAAAAGCGCATCGACGGGCTGATCGTCGCGTCCGCGGGCGACGACGCGACGCTGGCGCAGACGCTCGCTGATTCGCGCGAGCCGCTCGTCATCGTCGACCGGAACATCGAAGGCCTGTCCGCCGATCTCGTCCAGATCGATCATGAAAAAGGCGCCTATCTGGCGACGCGCCATCTGCTGCAGCTCGGCCATTCGAAGATCGGCTGCATCACGGGCCCGGTCGAAACGGCTGTCAGCGCGATGCGGGTGCACGGCTTCATCCGGGCGATGGCCGAACGCGGCATCGAGATCGCGCCGAACGGCATCGTCGAAAGCGACTTCTCCGGTAGCGGCGGCTACCGTGCTGCCGCCCAGCTGTTCGACACGGTGCAGCCGACGGCGATCTTCGCGGGCAACGACATGATGGGCATCGGCGCGTTGCGCGCCGCGGCGGAGCGCGGCCTGCGCGTGCCGCAGGACTGCTCGGTGATCGGCTTCGACGACATCGAACTGGGGCGTTTCACCTATCCGGCGCTGTCCACTGTCGGCCAGTCGGTGCGCGCACTCGGCGAAATGGCCGCGCAGACGCTGATCGAGCGAATCAGCGGTGAGTCGACGGGCGCGTTGTTCCGCCGCCGCGTGATCGCGCCGCGATTGATCCTGCGCGAATCGACGGCCGCATTCGCGGGCGCGCGCCGCACGGCTCAGGCGGCATAA
- a CDS encoding ABC transporter permease, with the protein MSNQRVTEKDAGAATASTADPSAPLASGKPAGTRLGFSNYLGLAGALVAMIALFSVLSSHFLTYDTFITIANQIPDLVVMSVGMTFVLIIAGIDLSVGSVLALGASVVSVAALKWQLGPFAAAALGLVAAALTGTITGAVTVGWRIPSFIVSLGVLEAARGLAYQMTNSRTAYIGDAFDFLSNPIAVGISPAFLIAVAVMIVAQLVLTRTVFGRYLVGIGTNEEAVRLAGVNPKPYKVIVFALMGALSGLAALFQISRLEAADPNAGAGLELQVIAAVVIGGTSLMGGRGSVISTFFGVLIISVLAAGLAQIGANEPTKRIITGAVIVVAVVLDTYRSRRKRG; encoded by the coding sequence ATGAGCAATCAGAGAGTCACGGAGAAGGACGCGGGTGCGGCCACCGCCAGCACCGCCGATCCATCGGCGCCGCTCGCGAGCGGCAAGCCCGCGGGCACACGTCTGGGCTTTTCGAACTACCTCGGCCTCGCGGGTGCGCTGGTCGCGATGATCGCGCTGTTTTCGGTGCTGAGTTCGCACTTCCTGACGTACGACACGTTCATCACGATCGCGAACCAGATTCCCGATCTCGTGGTGATGTCGGTGGGCATGACGTTCGTGCTGATCATCGCGGGCATCGACCTGTCCGTCGGCTCGGTTCTGGCGCTGGGCGCGTCCGTCGTGAGTGTGGCCGCGCTGAAATGGCAGCTGGGGCCGTTCGCCGCGGCTGCGTTGGGTCTCGTCGCCGCGGCGCTGACGGGCACGATCACGGGCGCGGTGACGGTGGGCTGGCGGATTCCGTCGTTCATCGTGTCGCTCGGCGTGCTGGAAGCGGCGCGCGGTCTTGCGTACCAGATGACGAACTCGCGCACCGCGTACATCGGCGATGCGTTCGACTTCCTGTCCAACCCGATCGCCGTGGGCATATCGCCGGCTTTCCTGATCGCGGTGGCCGTGATGATCGTCGCGCAGCTGGTGTTGACGCGCACGGTATTCGGCCGCTATCTGGTCGGCATCGGCACGAACGAGGAAGCGGTGCGGCTCGCGGGCGTCAACCCGAAGCCGTATAAGGTGATCGTGTTTGCATTGATGGGCGCGCTGTCTGGCCTCGCGGCACTGTTTCAGATCTCGCGCCTCGAAGCGGCTGATCCGAATGCGGGCGCCGGCCTGGAACTGCAGGTGATCGCGGCTGTCGTGATTGGTGGCACGAGTCTGATGGGCGGGCGCGGTTCCGTCATCAGTACGTTTTTCGGGGTGTTGATCATTTCGGTGCTGGCGGCGGGACTCGCGCAGATCGGCGCAAACGAGCCGACCAAGCGGATCATCACGGGTGCCGTGATCGTCGTCGCCGTCGTGCTGGACACCTACCGCAGCAGGCGCAAGCGCGGTTGA
- a CDS encoding sugar ABC transporter ATP-binding protein: protein MAFTDQEADQDAMPAVLSVTGIGKTYVEPVLADVSLALRAGEALALTGENGAGKSTLSKIIGGLVDPTTGAMQLEGKPYAPVSRTQAEALGIRMVMQELNLLPTLSVAENLFLNRLPRNGFGWIDRKTLRAHAREAMAQVGLDAIDPDTLVGELGIGHQQMVEIARNLIGDCRVLILDEPTAMLTAREVDLLFEQIDALKARGVALVYISHRLEELARVAERIAVLRDGRLVRVDAMANLTSDQIVTLMVGRELGEQIDLGPRNIGTTLLKVEHMSRAPVVRDVSFEVKAGEIFGVSGLIGAGRTELMRLIYGADQKDGGTVSLAPTPGAAPAPVQIGTPVDAVQHGIALITEDRKGEGLLLPQPIAANVSLGNLGAVARHGIVDAKRENALAKKQIDAMRIRTSGPAQPVGELSGGNQQKVVIGRWLARDCKVLLFDEPTRGIDVGAKFDIYGLMGALAREGRALVVVSSDLRELMLICDRIGVMSAGRLTGVFERDEWTQDALLAAAFAGYRNREALLHTHDTHEGETQS from the coding sequence ATGGCATTTACCGACCAAGAAGCCGACCAGGACGCCATGCCTGCCGTGCTGTCCGTAACGGGCATCGGCAAGACGTACGTCGAGCCAGTGCTGGCCGATGTGTCGCTGGCGTTGCGCGCCGGGGAGGCGCTCGCGCTCACGGGCGAGAACGGCGCGGGCAAGAGCACGCTGTCGAAGATCATCGGCGGGCTGGTCGATCCGACGACGGGCGCCATGCAGCTCGAAGGCAAGCCGTACGCGCCCGTCAGCCGCACGCAAGCCGAGGCGCTCGGCATCCGGATGGTGATGCAGGAACTGAACCTGCTGCCGACGCTGTCGGTCGCGGAGAACCTGTTCCTGAACCGGCTGCCGCGCAATGGCTTCGGCTGGATCGATCGCAAGACATTGCGCGCGCATGCTCGCGAGGCGATGGCGCAAGTGGGGCTAGATGCGATCGACCCGGACACGCTCGTCGGCGAGCTGGGCATTGGCCATCAGCAGATGGTCGAGATCGCACGCAACCTGATCGGCGATTGCCGCGTGCTGATTCTGGACGAGCCGACGGCGATGCTGACGGCGCGCGAAGTCGACCTGCTATTCGAGCAGATCGACGCGCTGAAGGCGCGCGGCGTCGCGCTCGTGTACATCTCGCACCGGCTCGAGGAACTGGCCCGCGTGGCCGAGCGAATCGCCGTGCTGCGCGACGGCAGGCTGGTGCGCGTCGACGCGATGGCGAACCTGACGAGCGACCAGATCGTCACGCTGATGGTCGGGCGCGAGCTCGGCGAGCAAATCGATCTGGGCCCGCGCAACATCGGCACGACGCTGCTGAAGGTCGAGCACATGAGCCGTGCGCCCGTGGTGCGCGACGTCTCGTTCGAGGTGAAGGCGGGCGAGATTTTCGGCGTGAGCGGGCTGATCGGCGCCGGCCGCACGGAACTGATGCGCCTCATTTACGGCGCGGATCAGAAGGACGGCGGCACGGTATCGCTGGCGCCGACGCCGGGCGCGGCGCCAGCGCCCGTGCAGATCGGCACGCCCGTCGATGCCGTGCAGCACGGCATCGCGCTGATCACGGAAGACCGCAAGGGCGAAGGCTTGCTGCTGCCGCAGCCGATCGCGGCGAACGTGTCGCTCGGCAATCTCGGCGCCGTCGCGCGGCATGGCATCGTCGACGCGAAGCGCGAGAACGCGCTCGCGAAGAAGCAGATCGACGCGATGCGCATTCGCACCTCGGGCCCTGCGCAGCCGGTCGGCGAGTTGTCGGGCGGCAACCAGCAGAAGGTGGTGATCGGCCGGTGGCTGGCGCGCGATTGCAAGGTGCTGCTGTTCGATGAACCGACGCGCGGCATCGATGTGGGCGCGAAGTTCGATATTTACGGATTGATGGGCGCGCTGGCCCGTGAAGGGCGAGCGCTGGTGGTCGTGTCGAGCGACCTGCGCGAATTGATGCTGATCTGCGACCGGATCGGCGTGATGTCGGCGGGACGCTTGACGGGCGTGTTCGAACGGGACGAGTGGACGCAGGACGCGCTGCTCGCCGCGGCATTCGCGGGCTATCGCAATCGCGAGGCGCTGCTGCACACGCACGACACCCACGAAGGAGAGACGCAGTCATGA